One Chloroflexota bacterium genomic region harbors:
- a CDS encoding LTA synthase family protein, which produces MARPSSSTVPEQSLAAWLAEVGPVAVIVMVLWAKLIHIGMRLPSVSWAGAEPLHLVAAMRAYPDMFTATLAALLLPVPLLMLLPRLPRALFTLAISAALTTVAVADLIHVRFYADVTSVSALAQTPMLTWVLDSVQTLIDPSDFVYFADIPVGLLALVWYLRWIRPLPARDLAGRMRLGLTPMIAALLLVLPTMRFVWNDSRSLFGYSTIRLEVASAIGLLPYHLTDLALGLALRPHDVSAPDLARVRAFLDRKAQSTPPPSELFGIAKGKNLIVLSAESTQAFVIGLEIDGQPIAPNLTALTRESIYLANNYEPTHLGSTADAEFSIMQSLYPLPVGVMAARYARNEYRGMPALLAEQGYGTFVAVGAMPHFWNMNQLHPRYGFQRAYYEQQFQVNERVIAWISDREFFTQMRPILMDQHEPFMGFMLSSSSHHPYTIPEHLRTLKLGKLEGTMLGDYLHAVHYFDQELGTFIGWMRESGLLDRSVLVVYGDHQGFLSGEADLPGILGFSEWNEYHHFKVVKRTPIVIRLPGGAAAQEFQGASSHLDVAPTVLGLLGVDSSSTVLLGRDVMRPGEGLAIFRDGSFADESHYFVNRFGRTLASRCYEATTAELIDCEPLDEVRQQVRERLEVSDIIVQGDLIPQLRR; this is translated from the coding sequence GTGGCGCGTCCGTCAAGTTCGACCGTTCCCGAGCAATCGCTCGCTGCCTGGCTGGCCGAAGTCGGGCCGGTCGCCGTCATCGTCATGGTGCTCTGGGCGAAGCTGATCCACATCGGGATGCGGCTGCCGAGCGTGTCCTGGGCCGGCGCTGAGCCGCTCCACCTCGTCGCCGCCATGCGCGCGTACCCCGACATGTTCACGGCCACGCTGGCGGCCCTCTTGCTGCCCGTTCCGCTGCTGATGCTCCTGCCCCGTCTGCCGCGCGCCCTCTTCACGCTCGCCATCAGCGCGGCGCTGACCACCGTCGCGGTGGCCGACCTGATCCACGTCCGCTTCTACGCCGATGTGACCTCGGTCTCGGCGCTGGCCCAGACGCCGATGCTGACCTGGGTGCTCGACAGCGTCCAGACCCTGATCGATCCGTCTGATTTCGTCTACTTCGCCGACATTCCGGTCGGCCTGCTGGCGCTGGTCTGGTATCTCCGCTGGATTCGTCCGTTGCCGGCCCGAGATCTGGCCGGGCGGATGCGGCTCGGCCTGACGCCGATGATCGCCGCGCTGTTGCTGGTCCTGCCGACGATGCGCTTTGTCTGGAACGACTCGCGCAGCCTGTTCGGCTACTCGACGATCCGCCTGGAAGTGGCCTCGGCCATCGGGCTGCTGCCGTACCACCTGACCGACCTCGCGCTCGGGCTGGCGCTGCGTCCGCACGACGTCAGCGCGCCCGATCTGGCCCGCGTACGCGCCTTTCTGGACCGCAAGGCCCAGTCTACGCCGCCGCCCTCGGAGTTGTTCGGCATCGCGAAGGGCAAGAACCTGATCGTGCTGAGCGCCGAGTCAACGCAGGCGTTCGTGATCGGGCTGGAGATCGACGGGCAGCCCATCGCGCCGAACCTCACGGCGCTGACCCGCGAGAGCATCTACCTCGCCAACAACTACGAGCCAACGCATCTCGGTTCGACGGCCGATGCTGAGTTCTCCATCATGCAGTCGCTGTATCCGCTGCCGGTCGGCGTGATGGCGGCGCGCTACGCCCGCAACGAGTATCGCGGCATGCCGGCACTGCTGGCGGAGCAGGGGTACGGCACCTTTGTCGCCGTCGGTGCGATGCCGCACTTCTGGAACATGAATCAGCTGCACCCCCGTTACGGCTTCCAGCGGGCCTACTACGAGCAGCAGTTTCAGGTGAATGAGCGCGTCATCGCCTGGATCTCGGACCGCGAGTTCTTCACCCAGATGCGCCCGATCCTGATGGATCAACACGAGCCGTTTATGGGGTTCATGCTCTCCTCGTCCAGCCACCACCCGTACACCATCCCCGAGCATCTGCGGACGTTGAAGCTTGGCAAGCTCGAAGGCACGATGCTGGGCGACTATCTGCACGCCGTCCACTACTTCGACCAGGAGCTGGGGACGTTCATCGGCTGGATGCGCGAGAGCGGCCTGCTGGATCGGTCGGTGCTGGTCGTGTACGGCGATCACCAGGGCTTCCTGAGCGGCGAGGCCGACCTGCCCGGCATCCTTGGCTTCTCGGAGTGGAACGAGTACCACCACTTCAAGGTCGTCAAGCGAACGCCGATCGTCATCCGGCTGCCCGGTGGCGCGGCGGCCCAGGAGTTCCAGGGTGCGAGCAGCCACCTGGACGTGGCCCCGACGGTGCTCGGCCTGCTTGGGGTCGACTCCAGCTCGACGGTGCTGCTCGGGCGTGACGTGATGCGACCCGGCGAGGGGCTGGCGATCTTCCGCGACGGCAGCTTCGCCGACGAGTCGCACTACTTCGTCAATCGGTTTGGGCGGACGCTGGCCTCGCGCTGCTACGAGGCCACCACCGCCGAGCTGATCGACTGCGAGCCGCTGGACGAGGTCCGCCAGCAGGTGCGCGAACGCCTGGAAGTCTCGGACATCATCGTCCAGGGCGACCTGATCCCGCAGCTCCGCCGGTAG